ATAATGGTCACCAAGTTACTGACGATATAGTACAGTACCAGACCGGATGGGAACCACAGGAAGAAGACCGTGAACACGACCGGCATGTAGGTCATGATCTTCTGCTGCATTGGGTCAGTCACGGTAGTCGGTGACAGTTTCTGGATAACAAACATGGTCACACCCATCAGCAATGGCAGGATGTAGTAAGGGTCTTGCGCAGACAAGTCCTTAATCCAGCCAATAAACGGTGCGTGGCGCAGTTCAACAGAACCCATCAGCATGTAATACAACGCAAGGAAGATAGGCATCTGGATAACCAAAGGTAAACAGCCGCCCAGCGGGTTTACTTTCTCGGTTTTATACAGCGCCATCATTTCCTGGCTCATGCGCTGGCGATCATCACCAAAACGCTCACGCATCGCCGTGATTTTTGGCTGCAACAGGCGCATTTTCGCCATCGAGGTGTATTGCGCCTTAGTCAGCGGATACATGATACCGCGCACGATAAAGGTAATCGCAATAATCGAGAAGCCCCAGTTACCGATGAATTCGTGCAGGAATTTCAGCAACTTGAATAAGGGTTGGGAAATAAACCACAACCAGCCGTAATCGACGGTCAGATCCAGATGGGGAGCCACCGCAGCCATTTTGTCCTGAATTTCAGGGCCAACCCACAAAGTCGAAGCGATATTCTGCTGGCTATTCGGCGCGATATTAATGGTTTCGCCCTTATAGCCGATAATCGCCATCTTCTGACTTTTGGCATCAATGGTATAGAATGTGCTGGTTTTATCCGCGCCCGGCACCCAAGCCGTCGCAAAATATTGCTGAAGCATCGCGACCCAGCCACCTTGGGTAGTCACAGAAAGCGTTTTGCCGTCAGTAATATCATCAAATTTGTATTTTTCGTATTTTGCATCTGCGGCTGAGTACGCAGCACCACGATAGGTATGCAGGGCAAAGTTGCTGCTGCCAGTATCACGATGTTTCGGCAATTCAACGCTCTGCTTCAACTGGCCGAAGAACGCCATCTGCAAGGGTTTGTCGGTGACGTTATTGATACTGTAATCAACAGCAACCGCATATTCACCGCGTTTTACCACGAAGGTTTTGACATAAACAACGCCATCCGGTGCGGTATACGTCATCGGAATACGCAATTCATTCTGACCATCAGCCAAAACAAAGCTATGCTGAGTGGTTTGATAAAGTGGGCGTTCCGCTTGGTTATCCGGGCCATTAATGCCGGTTAACCCACTTTGAGCCTGATAAGTAAACTCAGGGGTGGTTTCCAGCAGTTTAAAGGGGGTTTTGGCACCGAGGGTATCAGGATAGGCCAGCAGATCAGCCTCCTCGATATCACCGCCACGGGTATTGATGTGCAATGAAAGCACATCCGTTTTCACGGTGATCAGTTTACCTTGCCCATTGCTTGCTTCGCTACTCAGCGTAGTATTTGCTTGCTGCGTGATCTGGGCTGTTGGTTGTGGGTTCTTATCATTTTCCCACGCCTGCCAGACCAAGAACGAAACAAACAGCAAAGCGATGAGAAGAAGATTGCGTTGCGAATCCATCGTTAGTGTTCTCTGTTATCGTCGTTTTTTTTAGGTGGGACAGGATCATCACCACCTTTGTGTAAGGGATGGCATTTTAATACGCGTTTCACTGTTAACCAACTGCCTTTTATCATCCCAAACCTGCGCAATGCCTCTATGCCATAGTGGGAACAGGTAGGATTGAAACGACAACGAGGCCCCAGTAGTGGACTCAGCACTAACTGGTAACCCCTGATCAAAGCAATCAGGAGGCGCGAGCCAAGCGACAGTGACGACGCCATAATTTGCCCAAAGCTTCCGTTAGCTCACGGTTATCAAGCTCAGCGACCCCTTTCCTCACCAAAACCACAAAATCCATTGCAGGCAATTTATGTTGGTTTAAACGAAAACTTTCACGAGCCAGTCGCTTGATACGATTACGCTCATGGGCGCGTTTAACATTTTTTTTGGCGATGGTCAGACCGATGCGGGGATGCCCCAGCTCATTCAAGCGCCCAAGGATC
This genomic interval from Xenorhabdus doucetiae contains the following:
- the yidC gene encoding membrane protein insertase YidC, with protein sequence MDSQRNLLLIALLFVSFLVWQAWENDKNPQPTAQITQQANTTLSSEASNGQGKLITVKTDVLSLHINTRGGDIEEADLLAYPDTLGAKTPFKLLETTPEFTYQAQSGLTGINGPDNQAERPLYQTTQHSFVLADGQNELRIPMTYTAPDGVVYVKTFVVKRGEYAVAVDYSINNVTDKPLQMAFFGQLKQSVELPKHRDTGSSNFALHTYRGAAYSAADAKYEKYKFDDITDGKTLSVTTQGGWVAMLQQYFATAWVPGADKTSTFYTIDAKSQKMAIIGYKGETINIAPNSQQNIASTLWVGPEIQDKMAAVAPHLDLTVDYGWLWFISQPLFKLLKFLHEFIGNWGFSIIAITFIVRGIMYPLTKAQYTSMAKMRLLQPKITAMRERFGDDRQRMSQEMMALYKTEKVNPLGGCLPLVIQMPIFLALYYMLMGSVELRHAPFIGWIKDLSAQDPYYILPLLMGVTMFVIQKLSPTTVTDPMQQKIMTYMPVVFTVFFLWFPSGLVLYYIVSNLVTIIQQQVIFRSLEKRGLHTREKKVDLNKK
- the rnpA gene encoding ribonuclease P protein component — translated: MVKLAFPRELRLLTPEHFTYVFQQPQRASSAEITILGRLNELGHPRIGLTIAKKNVKRAHERNRIKRLARESFRLNQHKLPAMDFVVLVRKGVAELDNRELTEALGKLWRRHCRLARAS
- the yidD gene encoding membrane protein insertion efficiency factor YidD, giving the protein MASSLSLGSRLLIALIRGYQLVLSPLLGPRCRFNPTCSHYGIEALRRFGMIKGSWLTVKRVLKCHPLHKGGDDPVPPKKNDDNREH